The genomic window AGCTTTCGGTGATTTCCAGGATCAGCCGTTCGCCAATGGTCGGGTGCGCCGCCAGCCCGCGTTTCAGCGTCTTGATCCAGCGGGGATAGCCGATCGACCGCGCCGACATGTTGATGGCGATCCGCACCCCCGGGTTGCGCGCCAGCGCCGCCAGCCCCATTTCCAGCGCGGCACAGTCGATCAGCCGCCCGGTTTCCCGTGTCTCTACCGCAGACATGAAGTCGCGTGCCGGAATCGCCCGGCCGGCCGGGTCCATCACCCGGATCAACCCTTCGTAGAAGGCGATCTTTTCCGGCCGCGCCGCCTGCACCACCGGCTGATAGGCCAGCCGGAGCCGGCGTGACTGCAAGGCGGCTTCAACCAGATCCACCGCTTCCCGGTCGATGGCCGAGATGGCAAAGTTCAGCGGGCTCGCCTCCGTCGGCGGAATATCGGACCAGTGTCGTTCGTCTTTCCCCACCATGACCACCCCCGTCAAAATCATCGACATCTTGCCGCCACACAGGTAAACAAAGCATGAACAATCTCAATTCACCGCAGTTTCACGGAGCGGCCCGGCCATGACGCCCCTGCAAGACACCCGTTGCCCGTGGTGCGGCAGCGACCCGCTTTACACCGCCTATCACGATACCGAATGGGGCGTGCCGGAGAACGACAGCCGCGCCCTGTGGGAAAAGCTGATTCTCGACGGGTTTCAGGCCGGGCTGTCCTGGATCACCATCCTGCGCAAGCGCGACGCCTTCCGCGATGCCTTCGCGGGCTTCGACCCCGAGATCATCGCCGCCTGGGGCGAACCCGAAGTCCTCCGCCTGCTGGCCAACTCCGGCATCGTGCGCCACCGCGGCAAGTGCGAGGCCACCATCGCCGGTGCCCGCGCCTGGCTGGCACTGGAAGGCGGCAGCGGATTTGCCGCGTTCTGCTGGCGCCACGTCGACGGCCGCCCGCTGCAACCCCGGCGCGCCACGATGGCAGAGGTGCCCGCCGAAACCGGCCTGTCGCGCCGCCTTGCGAAAGACCTCAAGTCCGCAGGTTTCAAGTTCTGCGGCCCCACCATCACCTACGCCTTCATGCAGGCGACCGGCATGGTCAACGACCACCTGACAAGCTGCCCGCGCCACGCAGCTCTGGCAGGATAGGCGTCAGCCGTCGATCAGCGCGCCCAGCACGGCCCTTGCCGCCGCGCTGTCCCATTCGGCATCGCCCACCAGCCGCCCGACCTCGCGCCCCTGCGGATCGAGGATCACCGTCACCGGCAGCCCCAGCACCCCCATGCCGCGCGCCAGCGTGGTCTTGGGGTCGCGCAGCTTCTCGACATGGGTCACCCCGGCCTCGGCCATGAACTTCTCGATGGCTGGCACCGCATTGCGTCCCGTTGCCACCGTCACCACCACCAGCCTGTCGCCCATGTCCGCCGCCAGCCGGTCAAGCCCCGGCATTTCCTTGCGGCAGGGAGGGCACCAGGTCGCCCAGAAGTTCAGCACCACCCATTTGCCGTGAAACTCGGCCAGATCGCGCGGCTTGTCGTCCAGCCCGACCAGCCCGCCCTCGGGCAGCGCCCGCGCCTCGGCGTGGAACGACAGTTTCCTCATGTCGCCGTCGCGCAGCGCATCCGCCACGGCGATATCCGCCGCCACGGGATTTGCACCGAACACCAAGGCCGTATACAGAACAGCAAAGCCGTGACGCAGCATATTCCCTCCAAAGGCCAACCCATGACCGCATCCCCCCGGACCCAGACCGCCGACCCACAACAGGCCAATGCGATGTGGGGCGGGCGCTTCGCCGAAGGGCCGGACGCGATCATGCAGGCGATCAACGCCTCGATCGGGTTCGACCAGCGGCTTTACGCCCAGGACATCCGGGGGTCGCGCGCCCATGCCGCGATGCTCGCGGCCACGGGTATCCTGACCAATACGGACGCCGAGGCCATCGGGGAAGGCCTCCTCACGGTGTTGTCAGAGATCGAGGCGGGAAACTTCACCTTCCGCCCCGATCTGGAAGACATCCACATGAACGTGGAATCCCGGCTGAAAGAGATCATCGGCGAACCGGCCGGCCGGCTGCACACGGCGCGGTCGCGCAACGACCAGGTGGCGGTCGATTTCCGGCTCTGGGTGCGCGACCAGTGCGACGCGGCGGTGACGGGAATCGAGGCACTGATGCGCGCCTTTCTGGCCCAGGCCGAGGCCGGCGCCGACTGGGTGATGCCCGGCTTCACCCACCTGCAAACCGCGCAGCCCGTCACCTGGGGCCACCACATGCTGGCCTATGTCGAAATGCTGGCCCGCGACCGGTCGCGCTTTGCCGATGCGCGGGCGCGGATGAACGAATGCCCGCTCGGGGCGGCGGCGCTGGCGGGCACCTCGTTTCCCATCGACCGGCACATGACGGCGGCGGCCCTCGGCTTCGACCGGCCCACCGCCAACAGCCTCGATTCCGTCTCCGACCGCGATTTCGCGCTGGAGTTCCTGTCCGCCTCCGCCATATGCGCCATGCACCTCTCGCGCTTTGCCGAGGAACTGGTGATCTGGTCCTCCGCCCAGTTCCGCTTCGTGCGCCTGTCGGACCGCTGGACCACCGGCTCCAGCATCATGCCGCAGAAGAAGAACCCCGACGCGGCGGAACTGCTGCGCGCCAAGCTCGGGCGCATCCTCGGTGCCACCGTGGCCCTGTTCACCGTGATGAAGGGCCTGCCGCTGACCTATTCCAAGGACATGCAGGAAGACAAGGAACAGGTGTTCGACGCCGCCGACACGCTGATGCTGGGCCTCGCCGCGATGACCGGCATGGTGGGCGACATGACGGCGCTGCGGGGCACGCTCGCCAACGCCGCCGCCTCGGGCTTCTCCACAGCAACCGATCTGGCCGACTGGCTGGTGCGCGCCCTCGGCCTGCCGTTCCGCGAGGCGCACCACGTCACCGGCACCCTCGTGGCGCTGGCCGAGGCGCAGGGCTGCGACCTGCCCGACCTGACGCTGGGCCAGATGCAATCCGTGCATCCCGGCATAAGCGCCGAGGTGTTCGGCGTGCTCGGGGTGGAAAATTCGGTGCGCAGCCGCATGTCCTATGGCGGCACCGCCCCCGACCAGGTCCGCGCCCAGATCGCCCGCTGGCAAGCGGCGCTGTCCTGATCCGCCTTCCCCGCCACCTGCCGGACCCGACCGCCCTTCCCCCTTGCCCCCGCCCCCTTGCAACCCCGGTGACCCTCCGATGCCCCACGTCCTCCCCAGCGCCCTGCTCGCCGCCACCCTCGCCCTCGCCGCCTGCGGGGCCGACGGCCCGCCCACCGCGCCTGCCGCGGAATCGGGCAACAGCCTGACCGGCCAGGCCCGCGTCGGCGTCGTGGGGTCGCTCTGATGTCGCCGCTGCGCATGGTTTACCTCGGGCTGGCGGTCTGGGGCGCGATCCACCCGATGTATCACTTCGTGTCCTACATGATGGCCACCGGCACCGGCCTCGGCGGGCTGATCGACGCCTGGTATGTCAACGCCTCCACCACCGGGCTTGTCTGGGATCTGACGATTGCCGCCATCACCCTGACGGTCTGGATCATCGCCGAAACCGCCACCCGCCGGAACTGGCTGGCCCTGATCGCCATCCCCGCCACCTTCTGCATCGGCGTTTCCTGCGGCCTGCCGCTCTACCTGTTCCTGCGAACCCGCCCCGTCACCTGACCCCGTTTCTCATTGGCCCAAATACCCCGGGGGTCCGGGGGCTGGCCCCCGGCCTTTCCCCCGCCCCGCCGCCAGCCACGAAAGCCCGCCTGATGGACCACTTTCTCTACCGCAACGGCATCCTGCACGCCGAAGACGTGGCCCTGCCCGAGATTGCGGCGGCGGTCGGCACGCCGTTCTACTGCTATTCCACCGCCACGCTGACCCGCCACTACCACCTGTTCCAGCAGGCGCTGACCCCGCTGCCGCATCTGGTCTGCTTCGCCATCAAGTCACTGTCCAACATCGCGGTGCTCAAGACGCTGGGCGACCTTGGCGCCGGGATGGACGTGGTTTCGGGCGGCGAATACCTGCGGGCCAGGGCGGCGGGCGTGCCGGGCGACCGCATCGTGTTTTCCGGCGTCGGCAAGACCCGTGCCGAAATGCGGCTGGCGCTGGAAGGCGGCATCCGCCAGTTCAACGTCGAAAGCGAACCCGAACTCCGCGCGCTGTCCGAGGTCGCCACGTCCATGGGCACCACCGCGCCCATCGCGCTCCGCGTCAACCCCGATGTCGATGCGAAAACCCACGCCAAGATCGCCACCGGCCGCAAGGAAGACAAGTTCGGCATCCCGATTGGCCACGCCCCCGCCGTCTACGCCGAGGCCGCCCGCCTGCCGGGGATCGAGGTCGTCGGCATCGACGTTCACATCGGCAGCCAGCTGACCGAGCTTGCCCCGTTCGAGCAGGCCTTCGCCAAGATCGCAGACCTGACCGCCCTCCTGCGCGCCCAGGGACACGACATCCGCAGGCTGGATCTCGGCGGTGGCCTCGGCATCCCCTACACCCGCTCGAACGAGGCGCCGCCGCTGCCGCTCGACTACGGCGCGCTGATCAAGCGCACGCTGGGCCATCTGGATTGCGAGATCGAGATCGAGCCGGGTCGCCTGATTTCCGGCAATGCGGGCATCCTCGTCGCCTCGGTGATCTACCTCAAGCATGGCGAAGGGCAGGATTTCCTGATCCTCGATGCCGCGATGAACGATCTGGTCCGCCCCTCGATGTATGACGCGCATCACGACATCATCCCGGTCACCGAACCTGCGCCGGGGCAGGAGATGCAGCCCTTCGACGTGGTCGGCCCGGTCTGCGAGACCGGCGACACCTTCGCCCGCGCCCGCCCGCTGCCCCCCTTGGGCGAAGGCGACCTGCTGGCCTTCCGTTCCGCCGGAGCCTACGGCGCGGTCATGGCCTCGGAATACAATTCCCGGCCGCTGATCCCCGAGGTGCTGGTGAAGGGTGATCACTTCGCTGTCATAAGGGCGCGACCGACGTTTGACGAAATCCTGAACCGCGATACCATTCCCGAATGGCTGTGATCCGGACACGGCCCGCAACCGGGCGAGGCGCATGACCCAGACCGACCTCCCGACGGCGCTGCGCCGCCTGATCTGGCCGTTGCGCCTGACGCGTGCGGGGATGTGGGCCGAACGGCTGACGCGTGCCTTCTGGCCGCTGTGGACGGTGCTGATCGCCCTCTTGGCCGCGCTGTCTTTCGGGGTGCAGGACCACTTGCCGCTGGAGGCGGCGTGGGTCGGCCTCGTGCTGGCCTCGCTCGGGGCCGTCTGGGCGCTGGTCGCGGGTTTCCGCGGCTTTCATGCGCCCACCCGCACCGAGGCGCTGGCCCGGCTCGATGCCGCGATGCCCGGCCGCCCGATTTCCGCGCTGACCGACATGCAGGCGATCGGCGTCACCGATGCCGCCTCGCGCGCGGTGTGGCTGGCGCATCAGGGCCGCATGGCGGCGCGCGCCGCCGCCGCCCGCGCGGTCGCGCCCGACTTGCGGCTGGCCCGCCGCGACCCCTATGCGCTGCGCTATCTGGCGCTGACCGCCCTGGTGATGGCGCTGCTGTTCGGCTCGATCTGGCGGGCGGGGTCGGTGGTGGGCCTTGCCCCCGGCGGGGCGGCCGCGCTGGCCATGGGGCCGACGTGGGAAGGCTGGGCCCAGCCCCCGGCCCATACCGGCAAGCCCGCGCTCTACCTCAACGACATCGAGGCGGCGGCGCTCGATCTGCCCGCAGGCACCCGCTTCGAGATCCGCTTCTACGGCGAGGTCGGCGCGCTGACGCTGGCCGAAACCGTCTCGGCCCGCACCGAACCGCCGCCCGCCTCGGACCCGGCGCAGACCTTCGATCTGGTGCAGTCGGGCGAGGTTGCCATCGGCGGCCCCGGCGGGCGCAGCTGGCAGGTCATGGCGCTGGCCGACGCGCCCCCCACCGTCACCTCGACCG from Paracoccaceae bacterium Fryx2 includes these protein-coding regions:
- a CDS encoding EAL domain-containing protein — encoded protein: MVGKDERHWSDIPPTEASPLNFAISAIDREAVDLVEAALQSRRLRLAYQPVVQAARPEKIAFYEGLIRVMDPAGRAIPARDFMSAVETRETGRLIDCAALEMGLAALARNPGVRIAINMSARSIGYPRWIKTLKRGLAAHPTIGERLILEITESSAMLVPELVTAFMDDLQREGIAFALDDFGAGFTAFRYFKDFFFDIVKIDGQFIRNIHRDPDNQVLTQALATIGKHFDMFTVAEAVETVEEAAFLRGIGIDCLQGYLFGAPTVRPAWAEEGRKSA
- the lysA gene encoding diaminopimelate decarboxylase is translated as MDHFLYRNGILHAEDVALPEIAAAVGTPFYCYSTATLTRHYHLFQQALTPLPHLVCFAIKSLSNIAVLKTLGDLGAGMDVVSGGEYLRARAAGVPGDRIVFSGVGKTRAEMRLALEGGIRQFNVESEPELRALSEVATSMGTTAPIALRVNPDVDAKTHAKIATGRKEDKFGIPIGHAPAVYAEAARLPGIEVVGIDVHIGSQLTELAPFEQAFAKIADLTALLRAQGHDIRRLDLGGGLGIPYTRSNEAPPLPLDYGALIKRTLGHLDCEIEIEPGRLISGNAGILVASVIYLKHGEGQDFLILDAAMNDLVRPSMYDAHHDIIPVTEPAPGQEMQPFDVVGPVCETGDTFARARPLPPLGEGDLLAFRSAGAYGAVMASEYNSRPLIPEVLVKGDHFAVIRARPTFDEILNRDTIPEWL
- the argH gene encoding argininosuccinate lyase, which produces MTASPRTQTADPQQANAMWGGRFAEGPDAIMQAINASIGFDQRLYAQDIRGSRAHAAMLAATGILTNTDAEAIGEGLLTVLSEIEAGNFTFRPDLEDIHMNVESRLKEIIGEPAGRLHTARSRNDQVAVDFRLWVRDQCDAAVTGIEALMRAFLAQAEAGADWVMPGFTHLQTAQPVTWGHHMLAYVEMLARDRSRFADARARMNECPLGAAALAGTSFPIDRHMTAAALGFDRPTANSLDSVSDRDFALEFLSASAICAMHLSRFAEELVIWSSAQFRFVRLSDRWTTGSSIMPQKKNPDAAELLRAKLGRILGATVALFTVMKGLPLTYSKDMQEDKEQVFDAADTLMLGLAAMTGMVGDMTALRGTLANAAASGFSTATDLADWLVRALGLPFREAHHVTGTLVALAEAQGCDLPDLTLGQMQSVHPGISAEVFGVLGVENSVRSRMSYGGTAPDQVRAQIARWQAALS
- a CDS encoding DNA-3-methyladenine glycosylase I, encoding MTPLQDTRCPWCGSDPLYTAYHDTEWGVPENDSRALWEKLILDGFQAGLSWITILRKRDAFRDAFAGFDPEIIAAWGEPEVLRLLANSGIVRHRGKCEATIAGARAWLALEGGSGFAAFCWRHVDGRPLQPRRATMAEVPAETGLSRRLAKDLKSAGFKFCGPTITYAFMQATGMVNDHLTSCPRHAALAG
- a CDS encoding TlpA disulfide reductase family protein, with translation MLRHGFAVLYTALVFGANPVAADIAVADALRDGDMRKLSFHAEARALPEGGLVGLDDKPRDLAEFHGKWVVLNFWATWCPPCRKEMPGLDRLAADMGDRLVVVTVATGRNAVPAIEKFMAEAGVTHVEKLRDPKTTLARGMGVLGLPVTVILDPQGREVGRLVGDAEWDSAAARAVLGALIDG
- a CDS encoding DUF2834 domain-containing protein; its protein translation is MSPLRMVYLGLAVWGAIHPMYHFVSYMMATGTGLGGLIDAWYVNASTTGLVWDLTIAAITLTVWIIAETATRRNWLALIAIPATFCIGVSCGLPLYLFLRTRPVT